In Uranotaenia lowii strain MFRU-FL chromosome 2, ASM2978415v1, whole genome shotgun sequence, one genomic interval encodes:
- the LOC129748835 gene encoding adipokinetic hormone/corazonin-related peptide receptor variant I-like, with amino-acid sequence MPNSLLNTGDDDREKFINWPYQNDSKSELPMDMQFNSGHLLQIVVYSVLMVISAIGNITVLTLLIKRRMKSHSRIDMMLMHLAIADLMVTFLMMPLEIAWAYTVRWMAGDIMCRLMAFFRTFGLYLSSFVLVCISVDRYFAVLQPLKLSKSRGKIMITIAWALSFLCSVPQTIIFHVAHHPDVTWYEQCVTDNIIENDNYIIVYNIIVMMFMYTFPLLTIICSYGSIYMEIFRHTRRPNSEGFRRSSIDVLGRAKRRTLKMTITIVMVFIVCWTPYYVMSIWYWLDKKSASSVDQRVQKGLFLFACTNSCMNPIVYGVYNIKIRKTRKTETDQCSVVLRNTAKYTRHSESLRSSNGRGHRTISVACDVKTI; translated from the exons ATGCCCAATTCTTTACTAAATACCGGAGATGACGATCGTGAGAAGTTCATCAATTGGCCCTACCAAAATGACTCCAAGAGTGAACTGCCGATGGATATGCAGTTTAATTCCGGACACTTACTGCAAATAGTCGTGTATAG TGTTCTGATGGTCATTTCGGCAATTGGAAACATAACAGTTCTAACACTGCTAATAAAACGTCGCATGAAGTCACATTCTCGGATAGATATGATGTTGATGCATTTAGCAATAGCAGACTTAATG GTGACATTTCTAATGATGCCATTGGAAATCGCGTGGGCGTATACAGTCCGGTGGATGGCCGGCGATATCATGTGTCGGTTGATGGCCTTTTTCCGAACATTCGGTCTCTACCTATCTAGTTTCGTGCTCGTTTGCATATCAGTCGACAG ATACTTTGCCGTTCTTCAGCCTTTGAAGCTATCGAAAAGCAGAGGgaaaattatgataacaatTGCTTGGGCCTTATCCTTCCTATGTAGTGTTCCACAG ACTATCATCTTCCATGTTGCTCATCATCCTGATGTCACTTGGTATGAGCAGTGCGTCACAGACAACATAATAGAGAACGATAATTATATTATCGTATATAATATTATCGTCATGATGTTTATGTACACATTCCCACTTTTAACCATCATTTGTTCATACGGTTCAATCTACATGGAAATATTCCGGCATACACGAAGGCCCAACTCTG AGGGATTTCGCAGATCCAGTATCGATGTTCTAGGGAGAGCCAAGCGCAGAACTTTAAAAATGACCATCACTATAGTGATGGTATTCATCGTTTGCTGGACACCGTATTATGTTATGTCAATATG GTATTGGCTCGACAAAAAATCAGCATCGAGCGTTGATCAACGTGTTCAAAAAGGACTCTTCCTGTTTGCTTGCACCAACAGCTGTATGAATCCTATTGTTTATGGAGTATACAATATCAAAATACGCAAAACTCGCAAAACG GAGACTGATCAGTGTTCGGTTGTACTACGTAACACCGCAAAATATACCCGTCATTCGGAATCTCTCCGGTCATCCAATGGTAGAGGACATAGAACTATCAGCGTTGCCTGTGACGTCAAAACTATTTAA